One stretch of Candidatus Baltobacteraceae bacterium DNA includes these proteins:
- the glmS gene encoding methylaspartate mutase subunit S codes for MESRPRVVLGTIGHDAHIVGSSVLRYALEGAGLEPVFLGALVQPQEFIDAAKETAASAIWVSSLYGMGRIDCEGFREKCIEAGMDDIILYIGGILVTDPEQWEETEKLFKSFGFNRVYPPQTKPETALADLRNDLGIRA; via the coding sequence ATGGAATCGCGTCCTCGCGTCGTGCTCGGAACGATCGGACACGACGCACACATCGTCGGCAGTTCCGTGTTGCGGTACGCGCTCGAAGGAGCCGGTCTTGAACCGGTCTTTCTCGGCGCGCTCGTGCAGCCGCAAGAATTCATCGATGCAGCCAAAGAAACGGCGGCGTCCGCGATCTGGGTTTCCTCGCTCTACGGAATGGGCCGCATCGATTGCGAAGGCTTTCGCGAGAAGTGCATCGAGGCCGGCATGGACGACATCATCCTTTATATAGGCGGGATTCTCGTGACCGACCCCGAGCAGTGGGAGGAAACCGAAAAGCTTTTCAAATCGTTCGGCTTTAACCGCGTCTACCCGCCTCAAACAAAACCCGAGACCGCGCTCGCCGATCTGCGTAACGATCTCGGAATTCGGGCGTGA
- a CDS encoding MarR family transcriptional regulator has translation MIATRKSVEAERTAALEAERAGNIRQALLGASRALNRLVVAALQKRGHKKFRSTHLGLTSNIDLHGTRLNVLAARANMTKQAMWELANDLEKCGYVKRRIDENDRRNRIIAFTDAGWKLKMDNIEVFREIESELQSKVGRTPYEALRGTLRAIAALGEEE, from the coding sequence GTGATCGCAACCCGCAAATCCGTCGAAGCCGAGCGGACGGCCGCACTTGAAGCCGAACGCGCCGGAAATATTCGTCAAGCCCTGCTGGGTGCGTCCCGGGCGCTCAACCGTCTCGTCGTTGCAGCGCTCCAAAAGCGCGGACACAAGAAATTCCGCTCGACGCACCTCGGCCTTACGTCGAATATCGATTTGCACGGTACGCGGCTGAACGTTCTCGCGGCGCGCGCCAACATGACGAAACAGGCCATGTGGGAGCTTGCGAATGATCTCGAAAAATGCGGCTACGTCAAGCGTCGCATCGACGAAAACGATCGTCGTAACCGGATCATCGCATTCACCGATGCCGGATGGAAGCTGAAGATGGACAACATCGAGGTCTTTCGCGAGATCGAATCCGAGCTGCAGAGCAAGGTCGGTAGAACGCCATACGAGGCGCTGCGCGGGACGCTGCGCGCGATCGCAGCTTTAGGAGAAGAGGAATGA
- a CDS encoding ABC transporter substrate-binding protein, with the protein MKVSCVLACLALILALHPARPLAAETAPAHVAIAYQPGLGYAPLLIIKQNKWIEKDFPGTTVEWRELSNGATIRDGIISNTLQVGVVGTAPWIVGWARGVPWKLLACASNMDMWLNVMDPNIKSLKDLKAGDQIALPAPDSIQAFALRKGAQEILGNAHALDTNMVAMAHPLGLQALVSHQVVGHLTAPPFEYEEIDRGAHTIFNTHDVMGDTCFTAVTMPTAFASQYPAFTAKLLGYMQQADKMLKSSPADAAKYIADAESKPDLAAQYRAWLGRPGIAYTVTPSGFLKYATFMKQIGSIDKVPSDIKELEFPALAPLGGS; encoded by the coding sequence TTGAAAGTCTCTTGCGTCCTCGCATGTCTGGCTCTGATACTTGCGCTGCATCCGGCGCGGCCGCTAGCAGCCGAGACAGCTCCCGCGCACGTCGCGATTGCATATCAGCCCGGCCTCGGTTATGCGCCGCTGCTGATCATCAAGCAGAACAAATGGATCGAGAAAGATTTTCCCGGCACAACGGTTGAGTGGCGCGAGCTCTCGAATGGCGCAACGATCCGCGACGGCATCATCTCCAACACGCTCCAAGTCGGAGTCGTCGGCACTGCGCCGTGGATCGTGGGTTGGGCGCGTGGCGTGCCGTGGAAGCTTCTCGCTTGCGCATCGAACATGGACATGTGGCTCAACGTGATGGACCCGAACATCAAGAGCCTCAAAGATCTCAAAGCCGGCGACCAAATCGCGCTGCCTGCGCCGGATTCGATTCAAGCCTTTGCGCTACGCAAAGGTGCGCAAGAGATTCTCGGCAACGCGCACGCGCTCGATACCAACATGGTGGCGATGGCGCATCCGCTGGGATTGCAAGCGCTCGTCTCCCATCAAGTCGTGGGACACTTGACCGCGCCTCCGTTTGAGTACGAAGAGATCGACCGGGGCGCGCACACGATTTTCAACACGCACGACGTCATGGGCGACACCTGCTTCACGGCCGTTACGATGCCGACGGCATTCGCAAGTCAGTATCCGGCGTTCACGGCGAAACTGCTCGGATACATGCAGCAGGCCGACAAGATGCTGAAATCGAGTCCGGCCGACGCCGCGAAATACATCGCGGACGCCGAGAGCAAGCCGGATCTTGCGGCGCAGTACAGAGCCTGGCTCGGACGTCCCGGCATCGCTTACACCGTTACGCCCAGTGGTTTCTTGAAGTATGCGACGTTCATGAAGCAGATCGGAAGCATCGACAAGGTTCCATCCGATATCAAGGAACTCGAGTTTCCCGCTCTTGCGCCGCTCGGCGGGAGCTGA
- a CDS encoding aldehyde dehydrogenase family protein, which produces MAVATSQKHAVTNPSTLEHVGEVEFSSVGDVARKVVRANEAFAKWRSTPFTERAAILRKTAESLRKFKSEIAATLTREQGKPVKEAAIEVERTADTFDLYAGDDMGALVDSVELPGKTARVVRRPLGACAAIVPWNFPLTLMANKLVPALATGNTVVVKPAPTTPLAAQRCIELLYEAGLPEGVVEIVIGGADVGAALIEHPLIRKVSFTGSTTTGKAIMALAAKGLKRLTLELGGNDAMIVCEDADIVGAARAAAVGRFFNAGQACIATKRIYVHRSKYDEFVERVSERAAKLPVGDGFDSNVRMGPLHSQPQRESVEGFVRDALEHGAKATSGGKRSDKGKGYFFEPTVLVGVRDDARLIREECFGPVLPVMAFDSIDEAFARANATVFGLGSSIWTNDAALQERAVRELDAGYTWINDIATDYDRLPFGGVKESGFGKERGTEVLNEYLELKSVVAGAAGHG; this is translated from the coding sequence ATGGCAGTCGCGACATCACAGAAGCATGCGGTGACCAACCCCTCGACGCTCGAGCACGTCGGTGAAGTCGAGTTTTCGTCGGTCGGCGACGTCGCGCGCAAAGTCGTTCGTGCGAACGAAGCGTTTGCGAAATGGCGCAGCACGCCGTTCACCGAGCGCGCAGCTATCCTGCGCAAGACGGCGGAGTCGCTGCGCAAGTTCAAATCCGAAATCGCCGCGACGCTGACGCGCGAACAAGGCAAGCCGGTCAAGGAAGCCGCGATCGAAGTCGAGCGCACCGCGGACACCTTCGATCTCTATGCCGGCGACGACATGGGTGCGCTTGTCGACTCGGTTGAGCTGCCCGGCAAAACCGCGCGCGTCGTGCGCCGTCCGCTGGGCGCGTGCGCCGCAATCGTGCCGTGGAATTTTCCACTGACGCTGATGGCGAACAAGCTCGTTCCCGCGCTTGCGACCGGCAACACGGTTGTCGTCAAGCCTGCGCCGACAACGCCGCTCGCAGCGCAGCGCTGCATCGAACTGCTGTATGAAGCCGGATTGCCCGAAGGCGTGGTCGAGATCGTCATCGGTGGCGCCGACGTCGGCGCGGCGTTGATCGAGCATCCATTGATTCGCAAAGTTTCGTTCACGGGCTCGACCACGACCGGCAAAGCGATCATGGCGCTGGCGGCCAAAGGCCTCAAGCGTCTCACGCTCGAGCTGGGCGGCAACGACGCGATGATTGTCTGTGAAGACGCCGACATCGTCGGTGCGGCGCGTGCGGCCGCGGTCGGCCGATTCTTCAACGCCGGTCAAGCCTGCATCGCAACGAAGCGCATCTACGTTCATCGCTCGAAATACGACGAGTTCGTCGAGCGTGTCAGCGAGCGCGCCGCGAAGCTTCCCGTCGGCGACGGCTTCGATTCGAACGTGCGCATGGGACCGCTGCATTCGCAACCGCAGCGCGAAAGCGTCGAAGGTTTCGTGCGCGACGCGCTCGAGCACGGCGCAAAGGCCACATCGGGCGGCAAGCGCTCCGATAAAGGCAAAGGCTACTTCTTCGAGCCGACCGTGCTCGTGGGCGTTCGCGACGACGCGCGTCTCATTCGCGAGGAATGCTTCGGCCCGGTGCTTCCGGTGATGGCGTTCGATTCGATCGACGAGGCCTTCGCGCGCGCGAATGCGACCGTGTTCGGTCTGGGCTCATCGATCTGGACGAACGATGCTGCCTTGCAAGAGCGCGCGGTGCGCGAACTGGACGCAGGCTACACGTGGATCAACGACATCGCGACGGACTACGACCGGTTGCCGTTCGGCGGCGTAAAGGAGAGCGGTTTTGGTAAAGAACGTGGCACCGAAGTTCTCAATGAATACCTCGAGCTCAAATCCGTCGTCGCAGGGGCGGCCGGACATGGCTGA